GCTCATTGGAGTTgcttttcaaattttgtGCATgatcaaatttttcttgtagGATCTTAATTCTTTCCGATAAAATTCCATTTTCCttgatataattttctGATGaagttatatttttttttgaattttcttttaaatctcTGTTTTCCTTTTGTAAAGCACTCATACGTAGTTTATACTGCTCAGATTCTTTTTTCACCAGATCAATTGCTTGCTTATTTGAAGCACTTTTCTCATTATAATCTTTTACCTGCTTTTCTAAATATGCAAtagttttttctttttgggTAATCGATGTTTTCAAATAAGTCTCTGATTTTActaataaatcataatCCTTTAATTTAGTATCTAATTCAACTTTCtctttttgaaattgagAAATGTGCTCTTCCATCTGAGAAATTTTCTTGTCTAGAATTTTACGCTGTCTTTCAGTTAAAGCAGCATTTGAAAGTAATTTATCCTTTTCGTTTTtcatattatcaaaatctttCTTTAAGTCTGCAATTTTAGTTTCATAAGTTTGGATAACTgctgaatttttttcacgTAAATCATCCAATTCACGTTTTAACGATTCTGCTTCCTTAGCATTTAAGCTTCCGGCATCCTTAATTTGATCTTTTGCTTCTACCAATTCATTACCTACTGTACGTAACATATCTCTTAgattttctatttcttcatttttagattttagAGCAGCTTTTAATTCACCTAAGTCAGCTAAtaccttatttttttcagcTTCAAGGtcatcaattttatcttCTTGTTCCTTATTAGTGGAGCGTAATAATTGcaattcatcatctaatTCTGAGGTATGCTTGATATCAGATATAGATTTTTcatgatttattttaaattcattatattcttcaattaatttttgatttgaaagttttagtttttcaaaattttcagtaatttctttcaaattggaattatcattatgagatttttttaactcATCAAAATCTTTTGTGATTTTTTCTAACTGTAATGCTAATTGATCAGATTTTTCATGCTCCTCTTTCAGTACCTCATATTCCTTTAATAATGCattgtatttttcttgGGAATCTGAAGATTTGACAGGTGCCTGAGTAGTAGATGGTTGAGATATATTGTTACctttcttatttttcttcttatttttctttttactACTTATAGTTTGAGAAGTAGAAGGTAAAGTGGTAGATACTTGATCTTCAGTATTAGATTGCCCAGCTGAAGACTGtatttctttctttatatCTTCTTCCAAACTTGAAATGAGTTTTGACTTTTCATGAACGCTTTCTTCCagatctttaattttattttcatgtTTTTCTACTACTTGTTCCAAGGTTAAGATTTTAGATTGCTTTTCTTcgttttcatttttcaatttgttaTTATCTGATTCCAGATTTTGAATAGAGTCTAGATGAGATTTACACTGCTTGCTGATATCCTCTAACTTAGAATTAATGACGGTAATCATTTCAACCTTTTCATCTAGTTCAGACTTGCCATTTTTAATCTCTTCCTCTTTAGATgagattaatttttcatgaTTCTGCAGTTCTACtttttgatttgaaatttcttttgataattcaGATATTTCATCGcataatttcttattttggAGTTCTAATTCTTGAGTTTTTTGCTTATCCTCAAGTATATGATTATCATTTGTCGCAGGTGCTGATTGTATTTCCAATTCCAgagattttatttttacttcaTAAgactttttcaattctttatttttttcatctgATGACGTAACTttatcttctaattctttaattttctcAAGCAAATCTTCTATTTGCTTAGCAGAATCATTTTCAGATGTAGCCTTTTCTTCGGCAGTATCAATTTCAGACGTGGTTGAtccaattgaatttttcattcttttcTCATTTTCTGAATTTAAACTAGTTAGTCTTTTAATCTCTTCGTTATACATTGATGTTTTTGCatctaaattttgaaaaaacgAAGTTAAAGATTCAGCATCATCTAGACTGGAAATAGGCGTATTCTCAGTAATGATTTTTTccatttgaataaatttctcacttttcattttttcattcttgTAAGCAGATAAAAGTAATGGGTATTTCTgttcatatttttcaaacttCCGTAATTTATCTTGAACTTCTTTTGGTAGGCCACTGTTATCATCTGGGACTGGCTCTCCCGGTGAACTTATATCATCAGCTAAACCTTTACTTAGCTCATCTGTTAGATTTTTGCTAAATTGGCTGATTTGCTTGAACATATTAATATGAGGTTTTTGTAATGTCTCCCTTCTTAAATTATCCTTTTTATTATGGGGAGTCGGTTaatcttattattacgtCTAAataaacaacaataatgggaaaatatatttaaaactaatactaaaatattaacaCAGAATATAATGGATtgaacaataatatttctctATACACTGTTATTGTTGTGAATTTTACAATCTTCAATcctatctttttttttattttttataatatctaTCCTAACAGAACTAATTTCCTGGAGAAATATGGCATTTTCTAAAGCACTATTTATTACCCGGGGTTTGAAGTATGATAGCGCCGTTTTAAAAAGGGAGTATGTATAGATTACATCAGATACAAAACAAGATgtaaaaacaaacaaacataaatatttattaaattgttgAAGTTGTACTGAAATGTGGTAATcatatacatacatacaaaaataaatatgcactgaatatttttgaaatttatttacgACGCATAGGAATCTAACCAGCAGAGAACCATATGAACGTATGTGTATTTATAGGAAGTACATGGTAATCAATACATATGTATTCAATTTATAACATCATAATgacatttaaatataaataccATTTTCTTATTGCACTAACATAGAAAACAAAGAATCAAGGTAAATTTAAGTGGAATGAAGTCAGAtcaatattcaataaaataagaaaaagagTAGTTTAAAGccataaaattattttaaaatacagATTACAAGTAAGCAGAAATGGTATTAAATTACCAAAAGAGTTTAGAAGATTGTTTCTTccttgaaaattttaatagtgAGGCATGCTTTTCTGTATTTCTTTCACCAGCTACATTTTCGATATTTGTAGTTTCATTTCTTGGCTCAACAGACAATGATAATTCATATTGCTTATCAATATGGGGAACGTCTGTTAATGATGATTCAATAAAGGCATTAACATCAGGTACAGACTTTAATCtatatttaacttttttaaatgtgttaattttttcaagaatatcaaaaattctTGCTCTCTTGCCAAAATTGATTGTATCTTGTGTTCCCTTCAAGATATCTGAATTACCAGTTGCTGTAAAAGTCAAATCAGAAAGAAATACACCAAAAAATGGAACACATGCTACATCATTCACAGATCTTATCATATCACGGTATACTATGAAATTTCTCTTGGAATCCATCAAACTGTTTAATGCTCTAAGTGAGTTTTTAGTTTCTTCAGGTACGAGAGCCCACGATTTCTTTAATCGATAAATTGGAGAAGAATATAAAGCAGATACAATAGCTGTCATTGacgaaaaattatttaataatttacaatGATAAGCAAcactaataaaatattggatCATATTagctctttttttttcactggAATTACTGACAATCGAATATGATAcaaaatttgttaaattattagcaCTAGTAATAAAATGAGTAATATTCATAGAACCACCAAAATCAACCGTTTTGGATCCCCAAACTCTGTCCAAACATTCGTTTGGGCCTattcttaaatataattcttgtTGCATTATTGTCAGTTCTGTTGCATATACTATTGGTGTAATATCAAAATGTTTATTATCAGAAGCTCTAACATTGATGCAATTAGCATTTACTAGAGTAGccatttttgaaaagtCATGGTCATTCTTTGTAAAATTAGCAGTAactttattctttttattagtattttcATTGGCATCAACactttcaaatt
The window above is part of the Henningerozyma blattae CBS 6284 chromosome 2, complete genome genome. Proteins encoded here:
- the IMH1 gene encoding Imh1p (similar to Saccharomyces cerevisiae IMH1 (YLR309C); ancestral locus Anc_4.46); the protein is MFKQISQFSKNLTDELSKGLADDISSPGEPVPDDNSGLPKEVQDKLRKFEKYEQKYPLLLSAYKNEKMKSEKFIQMEKIITENTPISSLDDAESLTSFFQNLDAKTSMYNEEIKRLTSLNSENEKRMKNSIGSTTSEIDTAEEKATSENDSAKQIEDLLEKIKELEDKVTSSDEKNKELKKSYEVKIKSLELEIQSAPATNDNHILEDKQKTQELELQNKKLCDEISELSKEISNQKVELQNHEKLISSKEEEIKNGKSELDEKVEMITVINSKLEDISKQCKSHLDSIQNLESDNNKLKNENEEKQSKILTLEQVVEKHENKIKDLEESVHEKSKLISSLEEDIKKEIQSSAGQSNTEDQVSTTLPSTSQTISSKKKNKKKNKKGNNISQPSTTQAPVKSSDSQEKYNALLKEYEVLKEEHEKSDQLALQLEKITKDFDELKKSHNDNSNLKEITENFEKLKLSNQKLIEEYNEFKINHEKSISDIKHTSELDDELQLLRSTNKEQEDKIDDLEAEKNKVLADLGELKAALKSKNEEIENLRDMLRTVGNELVEAKDQIKDAGSLNAKEAESLKRELDDLREKNSAVIQTYETKIADLKKDFDNMKNEKDKLLSNAALTERQRKILDKKISQMEEHISQFQKEKVELDTKLKDYDLLVKSETYLKTSITQKEKTIAYLEKQVKDYNEKSASNKQAIDLVKKESEQYKLRMSALQKENRDLKENSKKNITSSENYIKENGILSERIKILQEKFDHAQNLKSNSNEQVESIQRQCEELNVKLKESNKRVMSLEDELNDYSNIIQEKTREATTMRQLISDSHNGDSQKLRELHDKIDYFTDENKRLKSEFELSSGKMSRELQEAQAKNSKLQTSIHALTLSEQRLNAEIENLKSVNESIRKKSTVNGEDTDELEKSNSSLKEALSKADTKVRDLQENIENLMKANNDTNKKLERITKSYRTVSNQLSTLRDQRGFASSRSSRSNSVTSTLHDSSKGDSDGNGFIMGQSRPSMSTESQAEMNEKIAYIKNVLLGFFEHKDQRGQLLPVISMLLHLDRNDEKRLLMALR